In Vanacampus margaritifer isolate UIUO_Vmar chromosome 18, RoL_Vmar_1.0, whole genome shotgun sequence, a genomic segment contains:
- the LOC144038722 gene encoding uncharacterized protein LOC144038722 isoform X3, with protein sequence MQREQLVKRCWEPELDIWSCRPKKRVRLEAGLTDGGGPMETLPALLRTHREDEKRGGQTERGEQVSVFRPPLTCFRCLAGEPGHINHMMPAGSGPSTNPGY encoded by the exons ATGCAACGCGAGCAGCTCGTCAAGAGATGTTGGGAGCCGGAATTGGATATTTGGAGTTGCAGACCG AAGAAGCGGGTCCGTTTGGAGGCGGGACTTACGGACGGTGGCGGTCCAATGGAAACACTTCCCGCTTTGCTTCGAACTCATCGGGAGGACGAGAAGAGGGGCGGGCAAACGGAAAGAGGGGAGCAG GTGTCCGTTTTCAGACCGCCACTCACTTGCTTCAGATGTCTCGCAGGCGAGCCG GGTCACATCAACCACATGATGCCTGCGGGAAGCGGGCCGTCGACAAATCCAGGCTACTGA
- the LOC144038722 gene encoding uncharacterized protein LOC144038722 isoform X1 → MQREQLVKRCWEPELDIWSCRPKKRVRLEAGLTDGGGPMETLPALLRTHREDEKRGGQTERGEQVSVFRPPLTCFRCLAGEPVPYQNRTATHTRARSHQPHDACGKRAVDKSRLLIGRVDGERR, encoded by the exons ATGCAACGCGAGCAGCTCGTCAAGAGATGTTGGGAGCCGGAATTGGATATTTGGAGTTGCAGACCG AAGAAGCGGGTCCGTTTGGAGGCGGGACTTACGGACGGTGGCGGTCCAATGGAAACACTTCCCGCTTTGCTTCGAACTCATCGGGAGGACGAGAAGAGGGGCGGGCAAACGGAAAGAGGGGAGCAG GTGTCCGTTTTCAGACCGCCACTCACTTGCTTCAGATGTCTCGCAGGCGAGCCGGTACCGTACCAGAACAGAAccgcaacacacacacgtgcac GGTCACATCAACCACATGATGCCTGCGGGAAGCGGGCCGTCGACAAATCCAGGCTACTGATTGGTCGAGTTGATGGCGAGCGACGCTAA
- the LOC144038722 gene encoding uncharacterized protein LOC144038722 isoform X5: MLGAGIGYLELQTEEAGPFGGGTYGRWRSNGNTSRFASNSSGGREEGRANGKRGAGVRFQTATHLLQMSRRRAGTVPEQNRNTHTCTVTSTT, encoded by the exons ATGTTGGGAGCCGGAATTGGATATTTGGAGTTGCAGACCG AAGAAGCGGGTCCGTTTGGAGGCGGGACTTACGGACGGTGGCGGTCCAATGGAAACACTTCCCGCTTTGCTTCGAACTCATCGGGAGGACGAGAAGAGGGGCGGGCAAACGGAAAGAGGGGAGCAG GTGTCCGTTTTCAGACCGCCACTCACTTGCTTCAGATGTCTCGCAGGCGAGCCGGTACCGTACCAGAACAGAAccgcaacacacacacgtgcac GGTCACATCAACCACATGA
- the LOC144038722 gene encoding uncharacterized protein LOC144038722 isoform X2, translating into MLGAGIGYLELQTEEAGPFGGGTYGRWRSNGNTSRFASNSSGGREEGRANGKRGAGVRFQTATHLLQMSRRRAGSHQPHDACGKRAVDKSRLLIGRVDGERR; encoded by the exons ATGTTGGGAGCCGGAATTGGATATTTGGAGTTGCAGACCG AAGAAGCGGGTCCGTTTGGAGGCGGGACTTACGGACGGTGGCGGTCCAATGGAAACACTTCCCGCTTTGCTTCGAACTCATCGGGAGGACGAGAAGAGGGGCGGGCAAACGGAAAGAGGGGAGCAG GTGTCCGTTTTCAGACCGCCACTCACTTGCTTCAGATGTCTCGCAGGCGAGCCG GGTCACATCAACCACATGATGCCTGCGGGAAGCGGGCCGTCGACAAATCCAGGCTACTGATTGGTCGAGTTGATGGCGAGCGACGCTAA
- the LOC144038722 gene encoding uncharacterized protein LOC144038722 isoform X4: MLGAGIGYLELQTEAGPFGGGTYGRWRSNGNTSRFASNSSGGREEGRANGKRGAGVRFQTATHLLQMSRRRAGSHQPHDACGKRAVDKSRLLIGRVDGERR, from the exons ATGTTGGGAGCCGGAATTGGATATTTGGAGTTGCAGACCG AAGCGGGTCCGTTTGGAGGCGGGACTTACGGACGGTGGCGGTCCAATGGAAACACTTCCCGCTTTGCTTCGAACTCATCGGGAGGACGAGAAGAGGGGCGGGCAAACGGAAAGAGGGGAGCAG GTGTCCGTTTTCAGACCGCCACTCACTTGCTTCAGATGTCTCGCAGGCGAGCCG GGTCACATCAACCACATGATGCCTGCGGGAAGCGGGCCGTCGACAAATCCAGGCTACTGATTGGTCGAGTTGATGGCGAGCGACGCTAA
- the rpp30 gene encoding ribonuclease P protein subunit p30 isoform X1 gives MSVFMDLNLTFSADKSNMQQLIDMAAHLGFSTVAVNYTFEPTSKKKQAIPTPKPIDELIGQLPIVQGRSRPIRVLNRLTLVMSELSHFRPNSTEYANFDLLAVQPTTEKVFHAACTQMDVDVISVPMTEKLAFFFKKAPVNMAAERGLAFEVSYAPAIRDATMRRYTIANAISLAQACKGKNVLVSSGAAKPLELRGPYDIINLCSLIGLSDEAAKRSVSCRCRSLLLHAETRTTANGVISTKKCCDSSPGQQEAPSPPGYTDQGGAPAAKRLKSQLTD, from the exons ATGTCAGTCTTCATGGATTTAAACTTGACTTTCTCGGCAGATAAAAGCAACATGCAGCAACTCATCGACATGGCAGCTCATC TTGGTTTCTCCACAGTAGCCGTCAACTACACGTTTGAGCCCACAAGCAAAAAGAAACAG GCGATTCCCACACCCAAGCCGATCGATGAGCTCATCGGTCAGCTGCCCATCGTCCAG ggtCGTTCTCGACCAATCCGAGTTCTCAACAGACTGACGCTGGTGATGTCAGAGCTGAGTCACTTT aggCCAAATTCTACAGAGTATGCCAACTTTGACCTGCTGGCGGTCCAACCAACTACAGAAAAAGTTTTTCAC GCGGCGTGCACGCAGATGGACGTGGACGTCATCAGTGTGCCGATGACGGAAAAACTTGCCTTCTTCTTCAAGAAAGCGCCAGTCAACATG gctGCCGAGAGGGGTTTGGCCTTCGAAGTGTCGTACGCTCCCGCCATCCGAGACGCCACCATGAGGCGCTACACCATTGCTAACGCCATTAGCCTGGCGCAGGCCTGCAAAGGGAag AACGTGCTGGTATCCAGTGGGGCGGCCAAG CCTCTGGAGCTGCGAGGACCTTATGACATCATCAACCT ATGCTCGTTGATTGGTCTGTCCGACGAGGCCGCCAAGCGCTCCGTGTCCTGCCGGTGTCGCTCGCTTCTGTTGCATGCGG AAACCAGGACGACGGCGAACGGTGTCATTTCCACCAAAAAGTGCTGCGATTCGTCCCCTGGTCAGCAGGAGGCTCCCTCCCCTC CAGGCTACACGGACCAAGGCGGCGCTCCCGCCGCCAAGCGACTCAAAAGTCAGCTGACggactga
- the rpp30 gene encoding ribonuclease P protein subunit p30 isoform X3 yields MSVFMDLNLTFSADKSNMQQLIDMAAHLGFSTVAVNYTFEPTSKKKQAIPTPKPIDELIGQLPIVQGRSRPIRVLNRLTLVMSELSHFRPNSTEYANFDLLAVQPTTEKVFHAACTQMDVDVISVPMTEKLAFFFKKAPVNMAAERGLAFEVSYAPAIRDATMRRYTIANAISLAQACKGKPLELRGPYDIINLCSLIGLSDEAAKRSVSCRCRSLLLHAETRTTANGVISTKKCCDSSPGQQEAPSPPGYTDQGGAPAAKRLKSQLTD; encoded by the exons ATGTCAGTCTTCATGGATTTAAACTTGACTTTCTCGGCAGATAAAAGCAACATGCAGCAACTCATCGACATGGCAGCTCATC TTGGTTTCTCCACAGTAGCCGTCAACTACACGTTTGAGCCCACAAGCAAAAAGAAACAG GCGATTCCCACACCCAAGCCGATCGATGAGCTCATCGGTCAGCTGCCCATCGTCCAG ggtCGTTCTCGACCAATCCGAGTTCTCAACAGACTGACGCTGGTGATGTCAGAGCTGAGTCACTTT aggCCAAATTCTACAGAGTATGCCAACTTTGACCTGCTGGCGGTCCAACCAACTACAGAAAAAGTTTTTCAC GCGGCGTGCACGCAGATGGACGTGGACGTCATCAGTGTGCCGATGACGGAAAAACTTGCCTTCTTCTTCAAGAAAGCGCCAGTCAACATG gctGCCGAGAGGGGTTTGGCCTTCGAAGTGTCGTACGCTCCCGCCATCCGAGACGCCACCATGAGGCGCTACACCATTGCTAACGCCATTAGCCTGGCGCAGGCCTGCAAAGGGAag CCTCTGGAGCTGCGAGGACCTTATGACATCATCAACCT ATGCTCGTTGATTGGTCTGTCCGACGAGGCCGCCAAGCGCTCCGTGTCCTGCCGGTGTCGCTCGCTTCTGTTGCATGCGG AAACCAGGACGACGGCGAACGGTGTCATTTCCACCAAAAAGTGCTGCGATTCGTCCCCTGGTCAGCAGGAGGCTCCCTCCCCTC CAGGCTACACGGACCAAGGCGGCGCTCCCGCCGCCAAGCGACTCAAAAGTCAGCTGACggactga
- the rpp30 gene encoding ribonuclease P protein subunit p30 isoform X2 → MSVFMDLNLTFSADKSNMQQLIDMAAHLGFSTVAVNYTFEPTSKKKQAIPTPKPIDELIGQLPIVQGRSRPIRVLNRLTLVMSELSHFRPNSTEYANFDLLAVQPTTEKVFHAACTQMDVDVISVPMTEKLAFFFKKAPVNMAAERGLAFEVSYAPAIRDATMRRYTIANAISLAQACKGKNVLVSSGAAKPLELRGPYDIINLCSLIGLSDEAAKRSVSCRCRSLLLHAETRTTANGVISTKKCCDSSPGQQEAPSPRYTDQGGAPAAKRLKSQLTD, encoded by the exons ATGTCAGTCTTCATGGATTTAAACTTGACTTTCTCGGCAGATAAAAGCAACATGCAGCAACTCATCGACATGGCAGCTCATC TTGGTTTCTCCACAGTAGCCGTCAACTACACGTTTGAGCCCACAAGCAAAAAGAAACAG GCGATTCCCACACCCAAGCCGATCGATGAGCTCATCGGTCAGCTGCCCATCGTCCAG ggtCGTTCTCGACCAATCCGAGTTCTCAACAGACTGACGCTGGTGATGTCAGAGCTGAGTCACTTT aggCCAAATTCTACAGAGTATGCCAACTTTGACCTGCTGGCGGTCCAACCAACTACAGAAAAAGTTTTTCAC GCGGCGTGCACGCAGATGGACGTGGACGTCATCAGTGTGCCGATGACGGAAAAACTTGCCTTCTTCTTCAAGAAAGCGCCAGTCAACATG gctGCCGAGAGGGGTTTGGCCTTCGAAGTGTCGTACGCTCCCGCCATCCGAGACGCCACCATGAGGCGCTACACCATTGCTAACGCCATTAGCCTGGCGCAGGCCTGCAAAGGGAag AACGTGCTGGTATCCAGTGGGGCGGCCAAG CCTCTGGAGCTGCGAGGACCTTATGACATCATCAACCT ATGCTCGTTGATTGGTCTGTCCGACGAGGCCGCCAAGCGCTCCGTGTCCTGCCGGTGTCGCTCGCTTCTGTTGCATGCGG AAACCAGGACGACGGCGAACGGTGTCATTTCCACCAAAAAGTGCTGCGATTCGTCCCCTGGTCAGCAGGAGGCTCCCTCCCCTC GCTACACGGACCAAGGCGGCGCTCCCGCCGCCAAGCGACTCAAAAGTCAGCTGACggactga
- the LOC144038723 gene encoding uncharacterized protein LOC144038723, with translation MGKRRKIRRKRKRRRSLLSRQKFVQKKLDDSSAMLKKFLSSPSRLVASQRILGFVSRMRYMKRLRQDDEACAAALATGHLLLFHRLEPLLLRRGTGSFSSPTLHYTGTRRAGGPNRVFG, from the exons AtgggcaaaagaagaaaaataagaaggaaaaggaaaagaagaaggtcGTTATTAAGTCGTCAAAAA TTTGTGCAGAAGAAACTGGATGACTCTTCAGCCATGTTGAAGAAGTTTCTGTCTTCGCCTTCACGTCTCGTCGCGTCCCAGCGTATTTTGGGCTTCGTCTCCAGAATGAG GTACATGAAGAGGCTGCGGCAGGACGACGAGGCGTGTGCGGCAGCGCTGGCGACGGGACATCTTCTCCTCTTCCACCGACTGGAACCTCTGCTGCTCAGGCGCGGCACCGGAAGCTTCAGCAGCCCCACGCTGCACTACACGGGTACGCGCCGCGCCGGTGGTCCGAATCGTGTGTTTGGATGA